One Mucilaginibacter ginkgonis genomic region harbors:
- a CDS encoding MauE/DoxX family redox-associated membrane protein: MNTYKQNISAQKWTDGISFLLILLFMYTASSKLLNFSQFSVQMHLQPFNEGFIQVLLYAIPFAEIGVSILLLFRPISLIGFLLAFILMALFTGYVGLVLLHFYDKVPCACGGALKSLGWKWHFILNLFFLLLTGIGLYITVRERRKSRQ, encoded by the coding sequence ATGAACACATATAAACAAAATATTTCAGCGCAAAAATGGACAGACGGAATATCTTTTCTGCTGATCCTGCTTTTTATGTACACAGCATCGAGCAAGTTGCTAAATTTTTCTCAGTTTTCTGTGCAAATGCACCTGCAGCCTTTTAATGAAGGTTTTATTCAGGTACTATTATACGCCATTCCATTTGCAGAAATTGGTGTATCCATCCTTCTGTTATTCCGTCCAATTTCTCTAATAGGATTTTTACTCGCATTTATTTTAATGGCCCTATTTACTGGCTATGTCGGGCTGGTATTGCTCCACTTTTACGATAAGGTTCCTTGTGCCTGCGGCGGGGCGCTAAAATCCCTGGGCTGGAAATGGCACTTCATTCTTAACCTGTTTTTCTTGCTGCTTACTGGGATCGGTTTATATATAACAGTCAGAGAAAGGAGGAAAAGCAGGCAATAA
- a CDS encoding RagB/SusD family nutrient uptake outer membrane protein, whose protein sequence is MRQIEYKKGFCLILLIALLGSCKKFLAIDPPQTQAQSQEIFNSDQTATSAAVGVYYQMASGNLTFLNGAISVYPGLSADELTNPTSNSDYDPFKIDNLLATTSSVNSKFWSNGYKYIYNANAVIEGINNSTGMSATTMSELKAEMLFVRALNNFYLVNLFGDIPLITVTDYRVNSLTPRTPADQVYDAIISDLLTAKTLFNGVLPNTRPNKFAAAALLARVYLYRKDWVNAEKQATEVISSNAYLLESNLNNVFLNTSGETIFQLGRANSNTSEGFVFVTATTTTRPAFTLTAPLYAAFTAADKRRSSWIKSNVVGGVTYNYPYKYKVKSSTSVTESNIVLRLAEQYLIRAEARAQQGNLTGGQADLNNIRFRAGLTASAFATQTDLLAAVAAERRLELFAEWGHRWLDLKRTNMADAVLGSFKGTNWQTTDALYPIPQAQILLNPALTQNPSY, encoded by the coding sequence ATGAGACAAATCGAATATAAAAAAGGATTTTGCCTGATATTGTTAATAGCCTTGCTTGGATCCTGCAAGAAGTTTCTTGCCATAGACCCGCCGCAAACACAAGCTCAATCCCAGGAAATCTTTAACAGTGACCAGACCGCTACCTCAGCAGCCGTTGGTGTTTACTATCAGATGGCCAGTGGTAACCTAACATTTCTAAATGGGGCGATTTCCGTTTATCCCGGTCTATCAGCCGATGAACTGACAAACCCAACCTCCAATTCGGACTATGACCCTTTCAAGATTGACAATTTATTAGCGACTACATCATCCGTCAATTCAAAATTCTGGAGTAACGGGTATAAATACATCTATAATGCGAACGCTGTGATTGAAGGCATTAATAACTCGACCGGTATGAGCGCAACAACGATGAGTGAATTAAAGGCAGAGATGCTATTCGTGCGGGCATTGAATAATTTTTACCTAGTTAATCTATTCGGCGATATCCCTTTAATAACAGTCACCGATTACCGTGTCAACAGTTTAACACCGCGAACTCCTGCCGACCAGGTCTATGACGCAATTATTAGCGACCTTTTAACAGCAAAAACATTATTTAATGGCGTTCTACCGAATACCCGTCCGAACAAATTTGCAGCGGCGGCCTTGCTCGCTCGCGTTTATCTTTACCGTAAGGACTGGGTAAATGCTGAAAAGCAGGCTACGGAAGTGATCAGTTCTAATGCTTATCTGCTGGAATCAAACCTGAATAATGTGTTCCTTAATACATCAGGTGAAACCATCTTCCAACTTGGCCGAGCCAATTCAAACACTTCTGAAGGGTTTGTTTTCGTCACGGCAACGACAACAACCAGGCCGGCATTCACGCTGACCGCGCCATTATATGCTGCTTTTACTGCCGCTGATAAAAGAAGGTCTAGTTGGATCAAAAGCAATGTGGTTGGCGGGGTAACTTATAATTACCCTTATAAATACAAAGTTAAAAGCAGCACATCGGTTACTGAAAGTAATATCGTTCTGCGCCTTGCAGAACAATACCTGATAAGGGCTGAGGCAAGAGCGCAGCAAGGCAATCTCACCGGTGGGCAGGCAGACCTGAATAACATTAGATTCCGGGCCGGACTGACAGCTTCGGCATTTGCTACGCAAACCGACCTTCTTGCTGCGGTCGCTGCAGAGCGGCGGTTAGAGCTTTTCGCTGAATGGGGGCACCGCTGGCTCGATTTGAAAAGAACGAACATGGCAGACGCTGTGCTCGGATCATTTAAGGGCACAAACTGGCAGACTACCGATGCGCTGTATCCAATACCCCAGGCCCAAATACTTTTAAATCCAGCATTAACACAAAATCCAAGCTACTGA
- a CDS encoding SusC/RagA family TonB-linked outer membrane protein, translating to MKKKILLSVMAALCLFYQVLAQPKAQQNKIILSGIVTDDSGLPLPGASVNYYPEQLTAITNKDGTFHLTVSQTRGRLTFSFTGFQKLELPAERFSNTNVKVTMKPSQSTLDEVQVIAYGKTTKRFNTGDVSTVTAATIETQPVSNPLAALEGRVPGLIISQNSGVAGSSFKVQIRGQSALDLGLSKNDPLFIVDGVPFESGNTSSNQINSAANNPTSISSGGLSPLNSISPSDIESIEVLKDADATAIYGSRGANGVILITTKKGKAGADKISFSVNTGFSKVGRKLPLLNTSQYLQVRKEGFANDGLTPNSTPGDPGFAPDITLWDNNRYTDFQKLLIGGTAHSTDARGTVSGGNVNTQFLVGGGYHRETTVYSSDFSDAVASAHFSITHASENKRFTLLFTGLFSNDNNRLPRYDLTRYINLPPNLNLYDASGKLAWQDQNVLYSSLGNGDIINPLSLLQDKYRSVNENLNGNLQLGYKILPGLTLRSSFGYNSFRTDERSMRPTAAIDPNSGELPSAAFASSQNKNWIIEPQLEYNMINGAHKLNVLVGNTYQDRSADSYAQQGNNYNSDLLLNSIAAASQITAVNDHSPYRYTALFGRVNYNLADKYLLNLSARRDGSSRFAPDKRMANFGAIGAAWIFSGENFFQKAIPFLSFGKLRSSYGQTGNDQIGEYKYLNLWTNTAIPYGGIPGLIPRTLYNPDYSWEVNKKFEAAIELGFLKDNLLLSTAYYNNESSNQLISYNLPSQTGFFSVTRNFPGKVRNTGWEILLTSKNFHSKEFSWTTTFNITVPKNKLIAFPDLATSSYASRYVIGQSLNLVNAYKYAGVDSQTGLYKVVDTNGDGQLNVADYQVSGNLDPKFYGGLQNSITWHSFDLGFFFEFRKQRGLNYLGQLSNTPPGWIYNQPDLVLNRWQQPGETGPVQRYTTGFTNALTAAAYLANSDGIYTDASFIRLKNVSLSYRIPEQIIRKYHLGSCRLFIEGQNLLTITNYQGSDPENMNFFVLPPLRTLVAGLQLNL from the coding sequence ATGAAAAAAAAGATACTACTAAGTGTCATGGCCGCGCTTTGCCTTTTTTATCAGGTTTTAGCACAGCCAAAAGCGCAACAAAATAAAATCATCTTATCAGGCATAGTCACGGACGATAGCGGGCTTCCGCTGCCCGGTGCCTCAGTAAATTACTATCCGGAACAATTGACCGCCATAACCAATAAAGACGGCACTTTCCATTTGACTGTTTCCCAAACCAGAGGCAGGCTCACTTTCAGCTTTACAGGATTTCAAAAACTGGAGTTGCCGGCAGAACGGTTTTCAAACACTAACGTCAAGGTTACCATGAAGCCTTCCCAAAGTACGCTGGATGAAGTGCAGGTTATTGCCTATGGCAAAACTACCAAGCGTTTCAATACCGGTGACGTAAGCACGGTTACCGCAGCAACAATTGAAACGCAGCCAGTTAGCAATCCACTAGCTGCATTAGAGGGGCGTGTTCCCGGGCTAATCATTTCCCAAAACAGCGGGGTTGCAGGATCATCATTCAAAGTTCAGATAAGGGGGCAGAGCGCTCTTGACCTCGGACTTTCTAAAAACGACCCTTTATTTATCGTAGACGGTGTGCCTTTTGAAAGTGGCAATACGTCAAGTAACCAAATTAATTCGGCAGCCAACAACCCTACCTCAATAAGCTCCGGGGGCTTAAGCCCATTAAATTCGATAAGTCCCTCGGACATTGAAAGTATCGAAGTGTTAAAGGATGCAGATGCCACCGCAATTTACGGTTCCCGTGGCGCAAACGGGGTTATTTTAATTACCACAAAAAAGGGCAAGGCTGGTGCTGACAAAATCAGCTTCAGCGTAAATACGGGGTTCAGTAAGGTAGGCAGGAAGCTGCCTCTGCTCAATACTTCCCAATACTTGCAGGTAAGAAAAGAAGGCTTCGCTAATGACGGATTAACCCCGAACTCGACACCAGGAGATCCGGGCTTTGCGCCAGACATTACACTGTGGGACAATAATCGCTATACCGACTTTCAAAAGCTGTTGATTGGTGGAACTGCTCATTCGACCGATGCAAGGGGAACTGTATCCGGCGGAAATGTAAATACCCAGTTTTTAGTTGGTGGCGGGTATCACCGGGAAACCACTGTATACAGTTCTGATTTCTCAGATGCGGTGGCTTCGGCCCATTTTAGCATAACGCATGCATCGGAAAATAAAAGGTTTACACTTTTATTCACAGGGTTATTTTCAAATGATAATAACCGGCTTCCGCGCTATGACCTGACAAGATATATTAACCTACCACCGAACCTGAACCTTTACGATGCCTCAGGCAAACTTGCATGGCAGGATCAGAACGTATTGTATTCTTCCTTAGGAAATGGCGATATCATTAACCCACTTTCACTATTGCAGGATAAATACAGATCGGTCAACGAAAACTTGAACGGCAATTTGCAGTTGGGCTACAAAATATTGCCCGGTCTGACTTTAAGATCGAGCTTCGGATACAACAGTTTCAGGACAGATGAAAGGTCTATGCGACCGACGGCAGCGATAGATCCCAATTCAGGCGAATTACCTTCTGCAGCATTCGCAAGTTCGCAGAATAAGAACTGGATCATCGAGCCGCAGCTTGAATATAACATGATCAATGGCGCACACAAATTAAATGTGCTTGTCGGCAATACTTACCAGGACCGTTCGGCAGACAGCTACGCACAACAGGGTAATAATTACAACTCCGATTTGCTACTGAACTCCATTGCTGCCGCTTCTCAGATAACCGCTGTTAACGATCACAGCCCGTATCGCTACACTGCACTATTCGGCAGGGTAAATTATAACCTGGCAGACAAATACTTGCTAAACCTATCTGCAAGAAGAGATGGATCATCAAGGTTCGCTCCCGATAAAAGAATGGCCAACTTCGGGGCAATTGGTGCGGCTTGGATATTTTCTGGTGAAAATTTCTTCCAGAAGGCAATACCTTTCCTCAGTTTTGGTAAGCTACGCAGCAGTTACGGTCAAACTGGCAACGACCAAATTGGAGAGTATAAATACTTGAATCTTTGGACGAATACAGCTATCCCCTATGGCGGAATTCCGGGATTGATTCCCCGGACACTTTACAATCCTGATTATAGCTGGGAAGTCAATAAGAAGTTCGAAGCTGCAATCGAGCTTGGCTTTTTGAAGGACAACTTACTATTGAGTACAGCCTACTATAATAATGAAAGCAGTAATCAGCTGATCAGTTATAACCTCCCTAGTCAAACAGGGTTCTTTAGCGTTACGCGTAATTTTCCCGGAAAGGTGCGCAATACCGGGTGGGAAATATTGCTGACCAGCAAGAATTTTCATTCAAAAGAATTCAGCTGGACGACCACTTTTAATATAACTGTTCCGAAGAATAAACTGATTGCTTTTCCTGATTTGGCGACTTCAAGTTATGCAAGCAGATATGTTATCGGTCAATCATTGAACCTGGTAAATGCGTATAAATATGCAGGCGTCGATTCTCAAACCGGCTTATATAAGGTGGTGGATACCAATGGTGATGGTCAGCTCAATGTGGCTGACTACCAAGTTTCCGGCAACCTTGACCCGAAATTTTATGGCGGTTTACAGAACAGCATCACATGGCATAGTTTTGACCTCGGATTCTTCTTTGAATTCAGGAAGCAGAGGGGATTAAATTATCTAGGTCAATTGTCTAACACCCCACCGGGCTGGATATATAATCAGCCTGATTTGGTTTTAAACAGGTGGCAGCAACCGGGTGAAACCGGACCTGTGCAGCGCTACACCACTGGATTCACAAACGCACTTACCGCCGCGGCTTACCTGGCTAATTCTGACGGGATTTATACTGATGCCTCTTTTATCAGGTTAAAAAACGTTTCACTTTCCTATAGAATACCTGAGCAGATTATCCGGAAATATCACCTTGGAAGTTGCAGGTTATTTATCGAGGGTCAGAACCTGCTCACCATAACTAACTATCAGGGCAGTGATCCAGAAAACATGAATTTTTTCGTCTTACCACCGCTCCGCACACTCGTCGCAGGGCTTCAATTGAACTTATAA
- a CDS encoding TlpA family protein disulfide reductase yields the protein MKILIIIFLCLTVAMARSQNKQPLKIGDNFPDYQFKELVYSTKTNRISNYKGQWLIMDFWNKYCSLCINRMPALDSIKRSITSVNFLLVGYTGSQYGHKKGDAAMHKLYPELRERFHLDIPMAYDSLLFHKLAIGPCPYVVILDPRGIVRAITTEIKSDDLKMLMAGGHPSLDKAVNRFGY from the coding sequence ATGAAAATATTAATTATAATCTTTCTTTGCCTGACAGTGGCGATGGCACGTTCGCAAAATAAACAACCGCTAAAAATTGGCGATAACTTTCCTGATTACCAATTTAAAGAACTGGTATATTCAACGAAAACCAACCGTATTAGCAATTACAAAGGCCAATGGCTTATCATGGACTTCTGGAATAAATACTGTTCACTATGCATTAACAGGATGCCGGCTTTAGATAGCATAAAAAGGTCTATAACAAGTGTTAATTTCCTACTTGTAGGATACACCGGCAGCCAATATGGACACAAAAAAGGCGACGCTGCGATGCATAAACTTTATCCGGAGCTTAGGGAACGTTTTCACTTAGATATCCCAATGGCTTATGACTCTCTACTCTTTCACAAGCTGGCAATCGGACCGTGCCCATATGTTGTAATACTAGACCCTAGGGGAATTGTTCGCGCTATTACCACGGAAATAAAATCTGATGATCTTAAAATGCTCATGGCTGGTGGCCATCCCAGCTTAGACAAAGCAGTCAACAGATTTGGTTATTAA
- a CDS encoding DUF2188 domain-containing protein, whose protein sequence is MAAKKNVHVVPNSDGGWDAKRESAQRSSKHFDKKADAVDYGKDLAKKDKVEFIPHGKDGKIQNPNSYGNDPNPPRDKKN, encoded by the coding sequence ATGGCAGCGAAAAAAAACGTTCATGTAGTTCCCAATTCGGATGGAGGATGGGATGCTAAACGAGAAAGTGCACAGCGCTCATCAAAGCATTTTGACAAGAAAGCAGATGCAGTGGATTACGGAAAAGACTTAGCTAAAAAAGATAAAGTTGAGTTTATTCCTCATGGCAAAGACGGTAAGATACAGAATCCAAATAGCTATGGCAACGATCCCAATCCACCACGGGATAAAAAAAACTAG
- a CDS encoding ImmA/IrrE family metallo-endopeptidase, which translates to MDTVKRGDLFEERSFQIITNALNERRLGVHSECCRIYRKQPYYSRLRENNIIFDLSIEVWPPGAERYHLLYLIECKDYSGTVPVNDIEEFIAKIQQVSGVNVKGVFITTGDVQESGLKLLQNLNFMFIKVSGEQADIVLHSKNNGKAQQQDFPVLKLWEDINKLIEIRKLYEHQENGEINWDYVLRNFLQSELNSRVNWEEPGDRAQGLEYLSKKLITSLTEEILNEFDTSILSYGKPLPITEFMSYLTEKYGLKFVTDQAFKKNKDHLKGYFDRANKTIHINPCNCVNQFAFVCAHEIGHFFLHQKLQISQMCYDSQPDAKYDPISRKHLLEKEKHWIEWQANHFAECLLMPVRSLLWQLIKWQDTVGLSRKGYIWLDNQPCNILDFKKAMLILGYTFEVSRTILEIRMADLGMIKYQKKPDYRSYNFGSKIMPPKSLSEILNSRYFNWNTIEDDS; encoded by the coding sequence ATGGATACTGTTAAACGTGGTGACCTTTTTGAAGAACGTTCTTTTCAAATAATAACGAATGCTTTAAATGAGCGACGTCTCGGTGTACATTCTGAATGCTGTCGTATTTACCGGAAACAACCTTACTATTCAAGGCTCAGAGAAAATAATATAATTTTTGACCTAAGTATAGAGGTATGGCCACCGGGTGCTGAACGGTATCATTTATTATATTTAATCGAGTGCAAGGATTATTCCGGTACTGTACCGGTTAATGACATTGAAGAGTTTATCGCTAAAATTCAGCAGGTGTCGGGTGTAAACGTCAAAGGTGTTTTTATTACAACAGGTGATGTTCAGGAAAGTGGCTTAAAACTTCTTCAAAACCTAAATTTTATGTTTATCAAAGTTTCCGGCGAACAGGCTGACATTGTATTGCACAGCAAAAATAATGGCAAGGCCCAACAGCAGGATTTCCCCGTATTAAAACTTTGGGAGGATATAAATAAGTTAATCGAAATACGCAAACTTTATGAACATCAGGAAAACGGAGAAATAAATTGGGACTACGTGTTACGCAATTTTCTTCAAAGCGAATTAAATAGCCGCGTTAATTGGGAAGAACCCGGTGATAGGGCTCAAGGATTAGAATATCTTTCAAAAAAACTAATCACTAGCTTGACAGAAGAAATTTTAAATGAATTTGATACATCCATATTATCTTATGGCAAACCGTTACCCATTACTGAGTTTATGTCTTATCTTACCGAAAAGTATGGGCTTAAATTCGTTACTGATCAGGCGTTCAAAAAGAATAAAGACCATTTGAAAGGTTATTTTGACCGCGCTAACAAGACTATTCACATTAATCCCTGTAATTGTGTTAACCAGTTCGCTTTCGTTTGCGCCCACGAAATCGGCCATTTTTTCCTGCATCAAAAGTTGCAGATTTCGCAAATGTGTTATGACTCCCAGCCAGATGCGAAATACGATCCAATTTCTCGTAAACATCTATTGGAAAAAGAAAAACATTGGATAGAATGGCAAGCCAATCACTTTGCCGAATGCTTACTGATGCCGGTGAGATCACTTCTTTGGCAACTGATCAAATGGCAGGATACTGTTGGCTTAAGCAGAAAAGGATACATATGGTTGGATAATCAGCCTTGTAATATCCTTGACTTTAAAAAAGCGATGTTAATTCTTGGTTACACTTTTGAAGTAAGTCGAACCATTCTTGAAATAAGAATGGCTGATTTGGGTATGATCAAATATCAAAAAAAACCTGATTATCGAAGTTATAATTTTGGTAGTAAGATAATGCCTCCGAAATCCCTCTCTGAAATTCTAAATTCTCGATACTTTAACTGGAATACGATCGAAGATGATAGTTAG
- a CDS encoding Y-family DNA polymerase — MDRQIMRLDLDSFFVSVEVLKNSALKDKLLIIGRTGNRGIVASCSYHTHTLH; from the coding sequence ATGGATCGGCAAATCATGCGTCTCGATTTGGACAGCTTTTTCGTATCTGTTGAGGTATTGAAGAATAGTGCACTGAAAGACAAACTTTTAATCATCGGGCGCACGGGCAACCGTGGTATTGTTGCCTCTTGCAGCTATCACACGCATACCCTGCACTAA
- a CDS encoding helix-turn-helix domain-containing protein, producing MTELGLYLAKKSVNKAEISRRSGISKARLTQLSNNSSTKLTAIELWKIALSIDIEPADLLNEICKKIKLSS from the coding sequence ATGACAGAATTGGGTTTGTATTTGGCCAAAAAATCCGTTAATAAAGCGGAGATTTCAAGGCGTTCTGGAATTAGTAAAGCTCGATTAACTCAATTATCAAATAACTCTTCGACCAAACTAACCGCAATAGAACTTTGGAAGATCGCTTTGTCTATTGATATTGAACCCGCAGATCTATTAAATGAGATTTGTAAAAAAATAAAATTGAGTTCCTAA
- a CDS encoding metallophosphoesterase family protein: protein MDKVIIHISDLHVTTYRGNDGVINTKIDSYLTTNNDQSNADYFIQCFIDKIKEDFAGYSFILIITGDISNSGEVKEFDFASKFINKVMSELVISVDNCIIVPGDHDVHRRSLINALDETPSDESYLMNEVKFKNFSSFYKNIKKTDFSFGTIIFDHIVVENTIVLIAINSNYKIDASGGEGYVPVEKFRMEIELLKKALGNDQLQIIACWHHNFTAGYDDTNRGQWEPDNRKHFLAELERQNIKLVLNGNEHTNNSKSVLLGTVRSSDSGAFSSVKYDTTFKVYPIKIDDSIILDNKIYGLQKTNGNDSSYFWNIRDNHGAKQPERFELFEKNDQVINEIVDLPHDLTPFMPDSDLGINEVEPIFYDNISISEKLYSIVREEKLFHSGHFHWSDTSRAHNWIDVSKLLEHNENLYFVQNAIIDIIDTFNLAVNCNLIIGLGYEGNIISSKASIKYNIPYSSLPYSYRYNDHHDYEKKLNYDNKTGDFKTVIIITDVVNDGRTIRKLVDKREKAFFEKVERIIVLSLFYTGHENINTDILNANKLPENYDRESDYVVNNIEYYTVKSLRVEKCPYGKDYKEACFIYRDELSCVHLFYDSVENKSKDISVV from the coding sequence ATGGATAAAGTAATCATACATATATCCGACCTGCATGTGACCACCTATAGAGGAAACGATGGGGTGATTAACACAAAGATTGATTCTTATTTAACTACCAATAACGACCAATCTAACGCAGATTATTTTATCCAATGTTTTATCGACAAAATAAAAGAGGATTTCGCAGGGTATTCATTCATTTTAATAATTACCGGTGACATTTCAAATTCCGGTGAAGTTAAAGAGTTTGACTTTGCTTCGAAATTTATTAATAAAGTTATGTCCGAACTTGTAATTAGCGTTGATAATTGCATTATAGTTCCAGGGGATCATGATGTACATAGACGTTCTTTGATCAATGCGCTAGATGAAACGCCAAGCGATGAGTCCTATCTCATGAATGAAGTTAAATTCAAAAACTTTTCCAGTTTTTACAAAAACATAAAAAAGACGGATTTCTCTTTTGGAACAATAATATTTGATCACATTGTTGTTGAAAATACAATAGTACTTATTGCAATAAATTCAAATTATAAGATTGATGCAAGTGGAGGGGAAGGATATGTGCCTGTAGAGAAATTTCGGATGGAAATTGAGTTACTAAAAAAAGCATTGGGAAATGATCAACTTCAAATTATAGCTTGTTGGCATCATAATTTTACTGCTGGATATGATGACACTAATAGAGGTCAATGGGAGCCTGACAATAGGAAACATTTTCTCGCTGAATTAGAAAGACAAAACATTAAGCTTGTATTGAATGGAAACGAGCATACAAATAATTCAAAAAGTGTATTACTCGGCACAGTTCGTTCTAGCGATAGCGGCGCATTTTCGTCTGTAAAATACGACACAACTTTTAAAGTCTACCCTATTAAGATTGATGATAGTATAATCCTTGATAATAAAATCTATGGTCTTCAAAAGACCAATGGAAATGATTCGTCTTATTTTTGGAATATAAGAGATAATCACGGTGCAAAGCAACCAGAAAGATTTGAGCTTTTTGAAAAAAATGACCAAGTAATAAATGAAATTGTTGATTTGCCACACGATTTGACACCTTTTATGCCAGATTCGGACCTAGGTATAAATGAAGTTGAACCGATATTTTATGATAATATAAGTATTTCTGAAAAACTTTATTCGATTGTAAGGGAAGAGAAACTTTTTCATTCTGGACACTTTCATTGGAGTGATACTTCCAGAGCACATAACTGGATTGACGTCTCCAAGCTATTGGAGCATAATGAAAACCTATATTTTGTTCAAAATGCTATAATTGACATTATTGATACTTTCAATCTAGCGGTCAACTGCAACCTTATTATAGGACTCGGTTACGAAGGAAACATCATCTCAAGCAAAGCTTCGATTAAATACAATATTCCTTACAGTTCTCTTCCATATTCTTATCGATATAACGATCATCATGATTATGAAAAGAAATTGAATTATGATAATAAAACTGGGGATTTCAAAACGGTTATTATTATAACAGATGTTGTAAATGATGGAAGAACTATCAGGAAATTGGTAGATAAAAGGGAAAAGGCTTTCTTTGAAAAGGTCGAGAGGATTATTGTTCTATCATTATTTTATACCGGTCACGAAAACATTAATACAGATATTCTAAATGCTAATAAACTGCCTGAAAACTACGATCGTGAGAGCGACTACGTGGTCAATAATATAGAGTATTATACAGTTAAATCTCTTCGTGTTGAAAAATGTCCTTATGGAAAAGACTATAAAGAGGCATGTTTCATTTACCGAGATGAACTCAGCTGTGTTCATCTATTTTATGATAGTGTAGAAAATAAAAGTAAAGATATTTCTGTTGTATAG